Proteins from a single region of Streptomyces vinaceus:
- a CDS encoding HAD-IIIC family phosphatase gives MQSTEPHTPPPPQVKCVVWDLDDTLWDGTLLEGDDLSVPEANRQLVRTLDEHGILQSVASRNEPDAVAEQLRAFGLDEYFLYPQVGWSAKSASLRAVAEELNIAPESVLFVDDSEFERAEVAGVLPDVRCMTRQELHALVAAGAVLPAQVTDDARRRRAMYLAESRRRTHEVAFDGPAAEFLESLDMTLRVREASTADLARAAELTQRTHQLNTTGITFGQDELASLILDPGHRVLVAELDDRFGTYGTIGLAVVATGTTGRPGAGPRAAAPPPRWTIRLLLMSCRVMGRNIGTSLIAAVAQLAAAHGAGTVAHFRPTDRNRQMLVTYRFAGFTVESRTDDLVVLSLPEAGGPAVPGYVRLVIEDTPAAPRGTSQELIA, from the coding sequence GTGCAGAGCACTGAGCCGCACACCCCGCCGCCCCCGCAGGTCAAATGCGTGGTCTGGGACCTCGACGACACCCTGTGGGACGGGACCCTCCTGGAGGGCGACGACCTCAGCGTCCCCGAGGCCAACCGGCAACTGGTCCGCACCCTCGACGAGCACGGCATCCTCCAGTCCGTCGCCAGCCGCAACGAACCCGACGCCGTCGCCGAGCAGCTGCGCGCCTTCGGGCTCGACGAGTACTTCCTGTACCCGCAGGTCGGCTGGTCGGCCAAGTCCGCCTCCCTGCGCGCCGTCGCCGAGGAGCTGAACATCGCGCCCGAGAGCGTGCTGTTCGTGGACGACTCCGAGTTCGAACGCGCCGAAGTGGCCGGCGTACTGCCCGACGTGCGCTGCATGACCCGGCAGGAGCTCCACGCCCTGGTGGCGGCCGGCGCCGTGCTGCCCGCGCAGGTGACCGACGACGCGCGGCGCCGCCGCGCGATGTACCTGGCGGAGAGCAGGCGCCGCACCCACGAGGTGGCGTTCGACGGCCCGGCGGCGGAGTTCCTGGAGTCCCTCGACATGACGCTGCGCGTACGTGAGGCGAGCACCGCGGACCTCGCGCGCGCCGCCGAACTGACCCAGCGCACCCACCAGCTCAACACCACCGGGATCACTTTCGGCCAGGACGAACTGGCCTCACTGATCCTGGACCCGGGCCACCGCGTGCTCGTCGCCGAACTCGACGACCGCTTCGGCACGTACGGCACCATCGGGCTCGCCGTCGTCGCCACCGGTACGACCGGCCGGCCGGGGGCCGGGCCGCGCGCCGCCGCACCCCCGCCCCGCTGGACGATCCGGCTGCTGCTGATGTCGTGCCGCGTCATGGGACGCAACATCGGCACCAGCCTCATCGCCGCCGTCGCCCAACTGGCCGCGGCGCACGGCGCCGGCACCGTCGCCCACTTCCGGCCCACCGACCGCAACCGGCAGATGCTCGTCACCTACCGGTTCGCGGGATTCACCGTCGAGTCCCGCACGGACGACCTGGTCGTCCTCTCCCTCCCCGAGGCGGGCGGCCCGGCCGTGCCCGGCTACGTACGCCTCGTCATCGAAGACACCCCCGCCGCCCCGCGCGGCACGAGTCAGGAGCTCATCGCATGA
- a CDS encoding class I SAM-dependent methyltransferase, whose product MTAFTQTWTDTFSSVYAQEPLAKLSWFNASPGLELIKRVIDGTLKPGQRLVDLGSGPGVDAVFLSVQGLDVTGVDLSPDAVARARRWAELAGAPAEFIQGDVLDVPLPDHSADVVTDSFVFHNMRDDARERYADEVHRLLKPGGLFLLNSFSDHMVEGTGPRRITSEEILATFRSDRFTCVGLYVYRNVPTQAKPDQLHWFGEFRAR is encoded by the coding sequence ATGACCGCCTTCACGCAGACCTGGACCGACACCTTCTCCTCGGTGTACGCGCAGGAACCGCTCGCCAAGCTCTCCTGGTTCAACGCCTCTCCGGGGCTCGAACTCATCAAGCGCGTCATCGACGGCACCCTCAAGCCCGGCCAGCGCCTCGTCGACCTGGGCAGCGGCCCGGGCGTCGACGCCGTGTTCCTCTCGGTACAGGGACTCGACGTGACCGGCGTCGACCTGTCGCCCGACGCGGTGGCCCGTGCCCGCCGGTGGGCCGAACTCGCCGGTGCACCGGCCGAGTTCATCCAGGGCGACGTGCTCGACGTACCGCTTCCCGACCACTCTGCCGACGTCGTGACCGACTCGTTCGTCTTCCACAACATGCGCGACGACGCGCGGGAGCGGTACGCCGACGAGGTCCACCGCCTGCTGAAGCCGGGCGGCCTGTTCCTGCTCAACTCCTTCTCCGACCACATGGTCGAGGGCACCGGCCCGCGCCGCATCACCAGCGAGGAGATCCTCGCCACCTTCCGCTCCGACCGGTTCACCTGCGTGGGGCTGTACGTCTACCGCAACGTTCCCACCCAGGCCAAGCCCGACCAGCTGCACTGGTTCGGCGAATTCCGGGCCCGCTGA
- a CDS encoding SDR family NAD(P)-dependent oxidoreductase, producing MRVVVTGGGRGIGRAVALGFAERGARVALMARTAAQVESVAAEIKALGAESLALPADVSDEQQVERCAEQVDRAFGGVDVLVNAAGLFDLGPTTGFSVDAARGLLDTNVIGTFLTCKVFGGRLLEQGHGKVVNFCSLLSYTAFPERALYAASKGGVLQLTRSLGVEWAARGVNVNAVAPGMIRIETPHPAALAEDAIVGRIPARRRGRPQDIVGPVLFLASPEADYINGQTLVVDGGWLSYGYL from the coding sequence ATGCGCGTCGTGGTCACGGGCGGCGGACGGGGCATCGGACGCGCCGTAGCCCTCGGATTCGCCGAGCGCGGCGCCCGCGTCGCCCTGATGGCCCGTACCGCCGCCCAGGTGGAGTCGGTGGCCGCCGAGATCAAGGCCCTCGGCGCCGAGAGCCTCGCGCTCCCGGCCGACGTCTCCGACGAACAGCAGGTCGAACGGTGCGCCGAGCAGGTGGACCGGGCGTTCGGCGGCGTGGACGTGCTCGTCAACGCCGCCGGGCTGTTCGACCTCGGCCCGACCACCGGCTTCTCCGTGGACGCCGCCCGCGGCCTGCTCGACACGAACGTCATCGGCACCTTCCTCACCTGCAAGGTGTTCGGCGGACGGCTCCTGGAGCAGGGCCACGGCAAGGTCGTCAACTTCTGCTCCCTGCTCTCCTACACCGCCTTCCCGGAACGGGCGCTGTACGCGGCGAGCAAGGGCGGGGTCCTGCAGCTGACCCGGAGCCTGGGCGTCGAGTGGGCGGCGCGCGGCGTCAACGTCAACGCGGTGGCCCCCGGCATGATCCGCATCGAGACCCCTCACCCGGCCGCGCTCGCCGAGGACGCCATCGTGGGCCGGATCCCCGCCCGCCGGCGCGGCAGACCGCAGGACATCGTCGGCCCGGTGCTCTTCCTGGCCTCCCCGGAGGCCGACTACATCAACGGCCAGACGCTGGTCGTCGACGGAGGCTGGCTCAGCTATGGATACCTCTGA
- a CDS encoding MFS transporter yields MKAAARREPLPLYTGFLTGWGATTFGTGLMLPLTVAYLREVLGLPTSGVSLYFALFAVAGLAVNPLAGRIGRIHGPGLPAIGATVLQAAGAAWLALADSMAATVPAACLSGAGTGAYYAVQTPLLTKAFGTSQLSRVLSAQHRVSALTVAVGALLGGQAVEHLGEGGYTLCVVANAASYLLYGATLVRLRRARGRPAAPGTHPADRGAPRADPGERGTALRDPVFRRLLLLQTALVVFGLAQVDAVVPAILRNAHLSVSAVSIVVACNTVGVIAFQGLALRVVERIGYVAALTAAILVWVVAMAALTAAVLVPGTGVRLLLGALFGLVFAVGECLIAPSVQPLVTLAAPAARLESYAAATSLAHGLGAFVAPLVLLPVVDGGGVWSYLALQLGGYAFALYALLSFRGRSARRIAAPALSKEAPP; encoded by the coding sequence GTGAAGGCGGCGGCACGCAGGGAGCCGCTGCCCCTCTACACGGGGTTCCTCACCGGCTGGGGTGCCACCACGTTCGGCACCGGCCTCATGCTGCCGCTCACCGTGGCCTACCTCCGGGAGGTCCTGGGCCTGCCCACCTCCGGCGTCTCGCTGTATTTCGCCCTGTTCGCGGTGGCCGGACTCGCCGTCAACCCGCTCGCTGGCAGGATCGGCCGGATCCACGGCCCCGGTCTGCCCGCGATCGGGGCCACCGTCCTCCAGGCCGCCGGCGCGGCCTGGCTGGCCCTGGCGGACTCGATGGCCGCCACCGTGCCGGCTGCCTGCCTCTCCGGCGCGGGCACCGGCGCCTACTACGCGGTCCAGACCCCGCTGCTCACCAAGGCGTTCGGCACCTCGCAGCTGAGCCGCGTGCTCTCCGCCCAGCACCGCGTCTCCGCCCTGACCGTGGCCGTGGGAGCGCTCCTGGGCGGGCAGGCCGTGGAACACCTCGGCGAGGGCGGCTACACCCTGTGCGTGGTCGCCAACGCGGCCAGCTACCTGCTGTACGGGGCGACGCTCGTACGGCTGCGCCGGGCGCGGGGGCGACCCGCCGCACCCGGTACGCACCCCGCGGATCGAGGCGCCCCGCGGGCCGACCCGGGGGAGCGGGGCACGGCGCTGCGGGACCCGGTGTTCCGGCGGCTCCTCCTCCTGCAGACGGCCCTGGTCGTCTTCGGGCTGGCCCAGGTGGACGCCGTGGTGCCCGCGATCCTGCGCAACGCGCACCTGTCGGTGTCCGCCGTCAGCATCGTGGTCGCCTGCAACACCGTCGGCGTGATCGCCTTCCAGGGCCTGGCCCTGCGGGTCGTCGAGCGGATCGGGTACGTCGCCGCGCTGACGGCGGCCATCCTGGTCTGGGTGGTCGCCATGGCCGCCCTGACGGCAGCCGTGCTGGTGCCCGGAACCGGTGTACGCCTGCTGCTCGGCGCCCTGTTCGGGCTGGTCTTCGCAGTAGGGGAGTGCCTGATCGCCCCGAGCGTCCAGCCGCTCGTCACGCTGGCCGCCCCGGCGGCCCGGCTGGAGAGCTACGCCGCCGCCACCTCGCTCGCGCACGGCCTCGGTGCGTTCGTCGCGCCGCTGGTGCTGCTGCCGGTGGTGGACGGCGGCGGGGTCTGGAGCTACCTCGCCCTGCAACTGGGCGGTTACGCGTTCGCGTTGTACGCCCTGCTCTCGTTCCGCGGCCGCAGCGCGCGCCGCATCGCCGCCCCCGCCCTGAGCAAGGAGGCACCCCCTTAG
- a CDS encoding 4'-phosphopantetheinyl transferase family protein, whose amino-acid sequence MRPEPPWYAPPAATTGDGRPARGDLPGPGEAAVWVVPLDSAPDARHERVLDPRERARAAAFQDAPARRRYVASHLALRTVLGGCLGIGPGEVRLTRAPCGLPHCAGPHGRPRTAGDGQAVEFSLSRAGDLAVVALAAVTVGVDVESRAFRHPDSPLDGMIRRLHPAERAALAELPPERREEGFLSCWVRKEAYLKAIGTGLPGGLAGPCVGLAADAAADGKGPEPNTRGWAFADLDLPPGHRAALAVAAPDEPPRTPVVTVRTLRLPPQEY is encoded by the coding sequence ATGCGCCCCGAGCCACCGTGGTACGCACCGCCGGCCGCGACGACGGGGGACGGCCGGCCCGCGCGCGGCGACCTGCCGGGACCGGGCGAGGCCGCCGTCTGGGTCGTCCCCCTGGACTCCGCGCCCGACGCCCGCCACGAGCGGGTGCTCGACCCGCGGGAGCGGGCCCGGGCGGCCGCGTTCCAGGACGCCCCCGCGCGGCGCCGCTACGTCGCCTCGCACCTCGCGTTGCGGACCGTCCTCGGCGGATGCCTCGGCATCGGGCCCGGGGAGGTGCGCCTGACCCGTGCGCCCTGCGGCCTGCCGCACTGCGCCGGACCGCACGGGCGGCCCAGGACGGCGGGCGACGGGCAGGCCGTCGAGTTCTCGCTGTCGCGAGCGGGCGACCTGGCCGTCGTGGCGCTCGCCGCGGTCACCGTAGGCGTCGACGTCGAGTCACGAGCCTTCCGCCACCCCGACAGCCCCCTCGACGGCATGATCCGGCGGCTGCACCCGGCCGAACGCGCGGCGCTCGCCGAACTCCCGCCCGAGCGGCGGGAGGAGGGCTTCCTCAGCTGCTGGGTGCGGAAGGAGGCCTACCTGAAGGCCATCGGCACGGGGCTGCCCGGCGGACTGGCCGGCCCGTGCGTGGGCCTGGCCGCCGACGCGGCCGCCGACGGGAAGGGGCCGGAGCCGAACACCCGGGGCTGGGCGTTCGCCGATCTCGACCTGCCGCCCGGCCACCGTGCGGCCCTCGCCGTCGCGGCGCCGGACGAGCCGCCGCGTACGCCGGTCGTGACCGTGCGGACCCTCCGCCTACCTCCGCAAGAATATTAG